From the genome of Acidobacteriota bacterium, one region includes:
- a CDS encoding alkaline phosphatase D family protein — protein MTALLALVGCAAPTAERTDDRTDELAAREAGNPGGENYGEFGPPDAYEGDSPHPFYGAENEWSRRMFDERSADLYYKRRGQRQLLEILDGNPTRALELADARLAADPADAESHFIRAVALTRLDQIDEAEAAMQAALDAGMPFGRFLAGPRDLLAPLAATATFALHVASPNNEIVHGPMLGAVTGTTASVWVRTADATGFEVVATAGGDRYSASGTTTVDQDYTGTATLAGLSPDTTYSYRILVGAGTAPGPQPHSQPPSQAPSYTLRTAPPPGTPGTVTIAFGGCAGYTPANERMWDTIAAHSPQALLLLGDNVYIDLPEQPGLFHDYTYYQRQSRPEFRRLVSATPVYAVWDDHDAAFDDIWLGPYVDRPAWKQPMVEHFRRNWNNPAYGSASHPGVWFRFSLGDVDFFLLDGRTYRTNPFVEERTMLGPMQKAWLLDGLSASEATFKVIASPVAWADGAKPGSRDTWSGFPEEREEIFRFVEENDVTGVVLLSSDRHRSEAWAIERDSGYAFHDLLSGQLTNIHTHPVEPGALFSYNLKDSFGLLTFETAVEEPRVTYEIYSIDDELIETLVIPHSDLRVGS, from the coding sequence TTGACTGCCCTGCTGGCACTGGTCGGCTGTGCCGCGCCCACCGCCGAACGAACCGACGACCGCACCGACGAACTAGCCGCCCGCGAAGCCGGCAACCCCGGCGGCGAGAACTACGGCGAGTTCGGTCCGCCGGACGCCTACGAAGGCGACTCCCCGCACCCGTTCTACGGCGCCGAGAACGAGTGGAGCCGCCGCATGTTCGACGAGCGCTCGGCCGACCTCTACTACAAGCGCCGCGGCCAGCGGCAGCTCCTCGAGATCCTGGACGGCAACCCAACCCGGGCGCTCGAACTCGCCGACGCCCGCCTAGCCGCCGACCCCGCCGACGCTGAATCGCACTTCATCCGCGCCGTGGCTCTGACCCGACTCGACCAGATCGACGAAGCCGAAGCCGCCATGCAAGCGGCCCTCGACGCCGGCATGCCCTTCGGCCGTTTCCTGGCCGGCCCGCGGGATCTACTCGCCCCGCTCGCCGCAACTGCGACCTTCGCGCTGCACGTGGCGAGCCCGAACAACGAGATCGTCCACGGCCCGATGCTCGGCGCCGTCACCGGCACGACGGCCAGCGTCTGGGTCCGCACCGCCGACGCGACCGGCTTCGAAGTCGTCGCCACAGCCGGCGGCGACCGCTACAGCGCCTCCGGCACCACGACCGTCGATCAGGACTACACCGGCACGGCCACCCTCGCCGGCCTCTCGCCGGACACCACCTACAGCTACCGGATCCTCGTCGGCGCCGGCACGGCGCCAGGGCCCCAGCCGCACTCGCAGCCGCCGTCCCAGGCACCCAGCTACACCCTCCGCACCGCGCCTCCCCCCGGAACCCCAGGCACCGTCACCATCGCCTTCGGCGGCTGCGCCGGCTACACGCCCGCCAACGAACGCATGTGGGACACGATCGCCGCCCACTCCCCGCAGGCGCTGCTCCTGCTCGGCGACAACGTCTACATCGATCTGCCTGAGCAGCCCGGCCTGTTCCACGACTACACCTACTACCAGCGCCAGTCGCGCCCCGAGTTCCGGCGCCTGGTGAGCGCGACCCCGGTCTACGCCGTCTGGGACGACCACGACGCGGCCTTCGACGACATCTGGCTCGGCCCCTACGTCGACCGCCCGGCCTGGAAGCAACCGATGGTGGAGCACTTCCGCCGCAACTGGAACAACCCGGCCTACGGCTCCGCGTCCCACCCTGGCGTCTGGTTCCGGTTCTCCCTCGGGGACGTCGACTTCTTCCTGCTCGACGGCCGCACCTACCGGACGAACCCCTTCGTCGAAGAGCGCACCATGCTGGGCCCGATGCAGAAGGCCTGGCTGCTCGACGGGCTAAGCGCTTCCGAGGCTACGTTCAAGGTGATCGCCAGCCCGGTGGCCTGGGCCGACGGCGCCAAGCCGGGGAGCCGCGACACCTGGTCGGGCTTCCCGGAGGAGCGGGAGGAGATCTTCCGGTTCGTTGAGGAGAACGACGTCACCGGTGTGGTGCTGCTCTCGTCCGACCGTCACCGATCGGAAGCGTGGGCGATCGAGCGTGACAGCGGGTACGCGTTTCACGACCTCCTGAGCGGGCAGTTGACGAACATTCACACGCACCCGGTGGAACCGGGTGCGCTGTTCAGCTACAACCTGAAGGACTCGTTTGGTCTGCTGACGTTTGAGACGGCGGTGGAGGAGCCGCGGGTGACTTACGAGATCTACTCGATTGATGATGAGTTGATTGAGACTCTGGTGATTCCGCACTCCGACCTCAGGGTGGGGAGTTAG
- a CDS encoding sulfatase, with protein sequence MAGFSTAVVAALLLAACGAAPETTEDTATVTTPQTPWNVVLFLADDLAWNQVGYHGTTFYETPTIDAVAAAGMTFSNAYSANPVCSPTRASLMTGKNPARLQITDYIPGSPYPYARLLRPAEVPGLPLEEVTLAELFKSQGYATGHFGKWHLNVDKEYVPGRPMDPASQGFDDVLTTVKPEYEDDPLADAHHAREITDRSLAFLDANRDNPFFLYVTHHVVHRPLLEDPKLIAKYEAKPDADDPVNNPIMGAMIETMDTGFGQILDRIEEHGLTERTIVIFYSDNGGFEQLQAQDPFRGGKAMIWEGGIRVPLAVKWPGVVEPGSASDDLITSDDFFPTIAGILGVEELPADIDGLSLLPVLDGSGALDRDTLYFHYPHYHHLGYMPAGAIRQGDHKLIEWFEGTIAGIGPAVSLFNLVDDPGETTDLATDKPELADSLLQQLAAWRQEIGAGEMTVNPGYEKARHDWRFVDEHGGDAR encoded by the coding sequence GTGGCCGGTTTCTCTACTGCAGTCGTAGCGGCCCTCCTACTGGCAGCCTGCGGCGCGGCTCCGGAAACCACCGAAGACACAGCGACCGTCACCACTCCCCAAACCCCCTGGAACGTAGTCCTCTTTCTCGCCGACGACCTCGCCTGGAACCAGGTCGGCTACCACGGAACGACGTTCTACGAGACCCCGACCATCGACGCCGTCGCCGCGGCCGGCATGACGTTCTCCAACGCCTACTCGGCGAACCCCGTCTGCTCGCCCACCCGCGCCAGCCTGATGACCGGCAAGAACCCCGCGCGCCTCCAGATCACCGACTACATCCCCGGCAGCCCGTACCCTTACGCCCGGCTCCTCAGACCCGCGGAAGTCCCGGGACTACCGCTCGAAGAGGTCACGCTCGCCGAGCTGTTCAAGTCCCAGGGCTACGCGACCGGCCACTTCGGCAAGTGGCACCTGAACGTCGACAAGGAGTACGTCCCCGGCCGGCCGATGGACCCGGCCTCCCAGGGCTTCGACGACGTCCTGACAACCGTCAAGCCCGAGTACGAGGACGACCCACTGGCCGACGCCCACCACGCCCGCGAGATCACCGATCGGTCGCTCGCCTTCCTCGACGCGAACCGGGACAACCCGTTCTTCCTCTACGTCACCCACCACGTCGTCCACCGCCCGCTGCTCGAGGACCCGAAGCTGATCGCCAAGTACGAGGCGAAGCCAGACGCCGACGACCCCGTGAACAACCCGATCATGGGCGCGATGATCGAGACGATGGACACCGGCTTCGGGCAGATCCTCGACCGGATCGAGGAGCACGGCCTGACCGAGCGCACGATCGTCATCTTCTACTCCGACAACGGCGGCTTCGAGCAGCTCCAGGCGCAGGACCCGTTCCGCGGCGGCAAGGCGATGATCTGGGAAGGCGGCATTCGCGTGCCGCTGGCCGTCAAGTGGCCGGGCGTCGTCGAGCCCGGCAGCGCCAGCGACGACCTGATCACCTCGGACGACTTCTTCCCGACAATCGCCGGCATCCTCGGCGTCGAGGAACTCCCCGCCGACATCGACGGCCTGAGCCTCCTGCCGGTGCTCGACGGAAGCGGCGCGCTCGACCGCGACACGCTCTACTTCCACTACCCGCACTACCACCACCTCGGCTACATGCCGGCTGGCGCCATCCGCCAGGGCGACCACAAACTGATCGAGTGGTTCGAAGGCACGATCGCCGGCATCGGCCCCGCCGTCAGCCTCTTCAACCTCGTGGACGACCCGGGCGAAACGACCGATCTAGCCACCGACAAGCCCGAGCTAGCCGACAGCCTCCTCCAGCAGCTCGCCGCCTGGCGCCAGGAGATCGGCGCCGGCGAAATGACCGTCAACCCCGGCTACGAGAAGGCCCGCCACGACTGGCGCTTCGTCGACGAACACGGAGGCGACGCAAGATGA
- a CDS encoding sodium:solute symporter: MDTPSLHLLDYLIIGASLVLSVGVGVRFAKAQSTTSKYFAAGRNVPVWAIGLSIFATLISSITFLAYPGDGFAGNWVRLVQGLMVPIVVLLGIGFIVPMYRKVIGLSAYEYFERRFGYLARLYASLAFVLAQFAGMGSVFFLLALAVSSMTGIGVVTVILVLGLVVTVVTLVGGMEAVIWLDVIQGVLLILGGLVTLLVIAVKIDGGLGQVFTIAAAENKVSLGSFDWNLVELTFWVMAINGIFYAVQKYGTDQTMVQRYLTARSDREAIRASIGGVLMVVPVWVLFMFIGTALYAFYQGQASLPDGLRADAVFPHFILNEMPVGVIGLIIAALLAAAISSLDSDLNCLAAVAVDDYYKKLRPRSTELQRVRVGKIVVTLSGLGSIVVALIYVAAGDAGVLATVFALYAIFSGGIAGMFLLGIFVPRVNKEGLYVGIGVCVLFTAAALLTSTEFSLGGEARIWLDLGPLNYTQHNYMLGVYSHIVLFGVAWAASYFFPARDVDRNLTYAGWKDRKRSAG; the protein is encoded by the coding sequence ATGGACACCCCGTCCCTCCACCTACTCGACTACCTGATCATCGGGGCGAGCCTCGTCCTGTCGGTCGGGGTCGGCGTCCGCTTCGCGAAGGCCCAGTCCACAACATCGAAGTACTTCGCGGCCGGTCGCAACGTGCCGGTGTGGGCGATCGGCCTGTCGATCTTCGCGACGCTGATCAGCAGCATCACCTTCCTGGCCTACCCGGGCGACGGCTTCGCCGGCAACTGGGTGCGCCTGGTGCAGGGGCTGATGGTGCCGATCGTCGTGCTGCTAGGGATCGGCTTCATCGTGCCGATGTACCGGAAGGTCATCGGCTTGAGCGCCTACGAGTACTTCGAGCGCCGCTTCGGCTACCTCGCCCGGCTCTACGCCTCGCTCGCGTTCGTGCTGGCGCAGTTCGCCGGCATGGGCTCGGTGTTCTTCCTGCTGGCGCTGGCGGTCTCCAGCATGACCGGCATCGGCGTCGTCACGGTGATCCTGGTGCTCGGCCTGGTGGTGACCGTCGTGACCTTGGTGGGCGGCATGGAGGCGGTCATCTGGCTCGACGTGATCCAGGGCGTGCTCCTCATCCTGGGCGGACTCGTCACCCTGCTCGTCATCGCGGTCAAGATCGACGGCGGGCTCGGCCAGGTGTTCACGATCGCGGCGGCCGAGAACAAGGTGAGCCTCGGTTCGTTCGACTGGAACCTGGTCGAGCTGACGTTCTGGGTGATGGCGATCAACGGCATCTTCTACGCCGTCCAGAAGTACGGCACGGACCAGACGATGGTGCAGCGCTACCTGACGGCCAGGTCGGACCGGGAGGCGATCCGGGCGTCGATCGGCGGCGTGCTGATGGTCGTGCCGGTGTGGGTGCTGTTCATGTTCATCGGCACGGCGCTCTACGCCTTCTACCAGGGCCAGGCGTCGCTGCCCGACGGCCTGCGCGCCGACGCGGTGTTCCCGCACTTCATCCTGAACGAGATGCCGGTGGGCGTCATCGGACTGATCATCGCGGCGCTGCTCGCCGCCGCGATCTCGTCGCTCGACTCGGACCTCAACTGCCTGGCCGCGGTCGCCGTCGACGACTACTACAAGAAGCTGCGGCCGCGGAGCACCGAGCTCCAGCGGGTGCGCGTGGGGAAGATCGTCGTCACGCTGTCGGGTCTCGGCTCGATCGTCGTCGCGCTGATCTACGTCGCCGCCGGCGACGCCGGCGTGCTGGCGACCGTGTTCGCGCTCTACGCGATCTTCTCGGGCGGCATCGCCGGGATGTTCCTGCTCGGCATCTTCGTGCCGCGCGTCAACAAGGAGGGGCTCTACGTCGGCATCGGCGTCTGCGTGCTGTTCACCGCCGCGGCCCTGCTCACCTCGACCGAGTTCAGCCTCGGCGGCGAGGCGCGCATCTGGCTCGATCTGGGCCCGCTCAACTACACGCAGCACAACTACATGCTCGGCGTCTACAGCCACATCGTCCTGTTCGGCGTCGCCTGGGCGGCGAGCTACTTCTTCCCCGCGCGGGACGTGGACAGGAACCTGACCTATGCTGGTTGGAAGGACCGAAAGCGGAGTGCGGGGTAA
- a CDS encoding TonB-dependent receptor, giving the protein MRQRSTVRLTYTGVAALAVLVCAGAAWAQNGPSVQGTITEKESGALLPGAEVSLRDTPHRTLSGSDGRYRLDGVPAGDYTLDVNYVGFEDFEASVTVAAGETVSLAIELDARYEFAEEIVVQAVRFGQSKALNEQKQAINIKTVLSEEQIQSFPDLNTAEVLQRVSGVAIQRDNGEGRFVSMRGTPSAMTNITINGQQVAYSNSANRMVELDVISAAQLTGIEVTKVLTPDMDADSVGGAVNLKTRSAFDQPDGVTNFTLGFGDNSIADGTHSRSAFNYSTVGGANDNLGFSIGVNFARTAAERHNNEHKWGSEDTVGGVEIPYALTNTEAQFSANERDRYGANARLEVRINDNHKLDFAVVQNYREDDQDRQITRIRWDKGKYLSPTEVEGLRLVKSLHDRLEEQEITAYSVSGEHRLGLSVLDFSLSTSSAFTKKPEGQLKPEFQARGFDLNVTNIGSKAPGWDSTRQDIHNSGIFEFDAVDEKFENTTSTIDTAKVDLTRPMQWGSDTGEFKLGVKVRALQKDRADLRSKWKWKGDNLFLDQFEAGGTNMTEGGYNLGQQYNRSGFRSFFYGNQGPNGFVEEVRNDVNLGEPYNAEEDINSVYAMTTQEYGKLTMLLGVRAEFNDLDYSAANLVVNDDDVLRNTQESVSRSYDFVYPNLQFRYAVSDETLVRAAFTRSMARPNFWDSMPFSYTHTDDEEIIRGNPYLDPALANNLDFLVERFLDNVGIISGGVFFKSVDDFNFVTATTQRGGEFDGYDVEEPVNGGNADLMGIEVAWQQHWDSGFGIYANYTYTNVMSIDLGEQTDRDDINVLPEQRENVGNLALIYEKNRVLTRLALNLSDRWLSEVGDEAGTDEWADSAMYLDYSFTYLFDSGLELFLQANNLTEEIVYLYRGIASRASQQDITGRTFNVGMRWAF; this is encoded by the coding sequence ATGAGACAGAGATCCACGGTTCGCTTGACGTACACCGGTGTCGCGGCCCTGGCTGTCCTCGTCTGCGCCGGGGCCGCCTGGGCGCAGAACGGACCGTCCGTCCAGGGGACGATCACCGAGAAGGAATCCGGAGCCCTGCTCCCGGGCGCGGAGGTGTCGCTACGAGACACTCCCCACCGCACCCTGTCGGGCAGTGACGGCCGCTACCGGCTCGACGGCGTGCCGGCCGGCGACTACACGCTCGACGTGAACTACGTCGGGTTCGAGGACTTCGAGGCCAGCGTCACGGTCGCGGCCGGGGAGACGGTCTCCCTGGCGATCGAGCTGGACGCCCGCTACGAGTTCGCCGAGGAGATCGTCGTTCAGGCGGTCCGGTTCGGGCAGAGCAAGGCGCTCAACGAGCAGAAGCAGGCGATCAACATCAAGACCGTTCTGTCCGAAGAGCAGATCCAGAGCTTCCCGGATCTGAACACGGCGGAAGTCCTGCAGCGCGTCAGCGGCGTCGCCATTCAGCGGGACAACGGTGAAGGCCGGTTTGTCTCCATGCGCGGCACGCCGTCGGCGATGACGAACATCACGATCAACGGCCAGCAGGTGGCGTACTCGAACAGTGCGAATCGCATGGTCGAGCTCGACGTCATCTCGGCCGCCCAGTTGACCGGCATCGAGGTGACGAAGGTCCTGACGCCGGACATGGACGCCGACTCGGTCGGCGGAGCGGTCAACCTGAAGACGCGCAGCGCGTTCGACCAGCCGGACGGCGTGACCAACTTCACCTTGGGCTTCGGCGACAACTCGATCGCCGACGGCACGCACTCGCGCTCGGCGTTCAACTACTCGACCGTGGGGGGCGCGAACGACAACCTCGGGTTCTCGATCGGCGTGAACTTCGCGCGCACCGCGGCCGAACGCCACAACAACGAGCACAAGTGGGGGAGCGAGGACACCGTCGGCGGCGTCGAGATCCCCTACGCGCTGACCAACACGGAGGCGCAGTTCTCGGCCAACGAGCGCGACCGCTACGGCGCCAACGCGCGCCTCGAGGTGCGGATCAACGACAACCACAAGCTGGACTTCGCCGTGGTGCAGAACTACCGCGAAGACGACCAGGACCGTCAGATCACGCGGATTCGCTGGGACAAGGGCAAGTACCTCAGCCCGACGGAGGTCGAGGGCCTGCGGCTGGTGAAGTCCCTGCACGACCGGCTCGAGGAGCAGGAGATCACGGCCTACAGCGTCAGCGGGGAGCATCGGTTGGGGCTGTCCGTGCTCGACTTCAGCCTGTCCACGAGTTCCGCCTTCACCAAGAAGCCGGAAGGGCAGCTCAAGCCGGAGTTCCAGGCCCGCGGGTTCGACCTGAACGTGACCAACATCGGTAGCAAGGCGCCGGGTTGGGATTCGACCAGGCAGGACATTCACAACAGCGGCATCTTCGAGTTCGACGCCGTGGACGAGAAGTTCGAGAACACGACCAGCACGATCGACACCGCCAAGGTCGATCTGACCCGGCCGATGCAGTGGGGCAGCGATACCGGCGAGTTCAAGCTGGGCGTGAAGGTCCGCGCGCTGCAGAAGGATCGCGCCGACCTCCGCTCGAAGTGGAAGTGGAAGGGCGACAACCTGTTCCTCGACCAGTTCGAGGCCGGGGGTACGAACATGACCGAGGGCGGCTACAACCTCGGCCAGCAGTACAACCGCTCGGGTTTCCGCTCCTTCTTCTACGGCAACCAGGGCCCGAACGGGTTCGTCGAGGAAGTGCGCAACGACGTCAACCTGGGCGAGCCGTACAACGCCGAGGAGGACATCAACAGCGTCTACGCGATGACCACCCAGGAGTACGGAAAGCTGACGATGCTGCTGGGCGTGCGGGCCGAGTTCAACGACCTCGACTACTCGGCAGCGAACCTCGTGGTCAACGACGACGACGTGCTCAGAAACACGCAGGAAAGCGTGTCGCGGTCCTACGACTTCGTCTATCCCAACCTGCAGTTCCGCTACGCCGTGTCGGACGAGACTCTCGTGCGAGCCGCGTTCACGCGCAGCATGGCGCGGCCCAACTTCTGGGATTCGATGCCGTTCTCGTACACCCACACGGACGACGAGGAGATCATCCGCGGCAATCCGTATCTCGATCCGGCGCTGGCCAACAACCTCGACTTCCTGGTCGAACGGTTCCTGGACAACGTCGGCATCATCTCCGGCGGCGTGTTCTTCAAGAGCGTCGACGACTTCAACTTCGTCACCGCGACGACTCAGCGCGGCGGCGAGTTCGACGGCTACGACGTGGAGGAACCGGTCAACGGCGGCAACGCGGACCTGATGGGCATCGAGGTCGCCTGGCAGCAGCACTGGGATTCGGGTTTCGGCATCTACGCGAACTACACGTACACCAATGTGATGAGCATCGACCTGGGCGAACAGACCGACCGGGACGACATCAACGTGCTGCCCGAACAGAGAGAGAACGTGGGCAACCTCGCGCTCATCTACGAGAAGAACCGGGTCCTGACCCGGCTCGCCCTAAACCTGAGCGACCGGTGGCTGAGCGAGGTCGGCGACGAGGCCGGCACGGACGAATGGGCCGACTCGGCGATGTACCTCGACTACTCGTTCACCTATCTCTTCGACAGTGGTCTCGAGTTGTTCCTGCAGGCCAACAACCTGACGGAAGAGATCGTCTATCTCTACCGGGGCATCGCAAGCCGGGCTTCCCAGCAGGACATCACCGGCCGGACCTTCAACGTCGGCATGAGGTGGGCGTTCTGA
- a CDS encoding formylglycine-generating enzyme family protein, translating into MVTAQAQPDPGTTFRDCDVCPEMVVVPAGSFVMGSPADEPGRYEDEGPAHEVTIAAPFAIGVREVTFEEWDACVAAGGCEGYDAGDEGRGRGGRPVLNANWDNARAYVFWLTAVTGEAYRLPSEAEWEYAARAGTSTRYSWGDEPSAAHANGEQDHGWPDDGHRYTAPTGSFAPNPFGLHDAHGNVWEWTADCWNDSYDGAPADGSAWLDGDCVGRVTRGGAYNGGPAYLRSAMRLKIYSQFRSYFIGFRVARSLAP; encoded by the coding sequence ATGGTCACAGCCCAGGCCCAACCCGACCCCGGCACCACCTTCCGCGACTGCGACGTCTGCCCCGAGATGGTCGTCGTGCCGGCTGGCTCCTTCGTCATGGGCTCGCCGGCGGACGAACCCGGCCGCTACGAGGACGAAGGCCCGGCGCACGAGGTGACGATCGCCGCACCCTTCGCCATCGGCGTCCGCGAGGTGACCTTCGAGGAATGGGACGCTTGCGTCGCGGCGGGCGGCTGCGAGGGCTACGATGCCGGCGACGAGGGCCGCGGCCGCGGCGGCCGGCCGGTGCTCAACGCGAACTGGGACAATGCCCGGGCCTACGTCTTCTGGCTGACCGCCGTCACCGGCGAGGCCTACCGCCTGCCCAGCGAGGCCGAGTGGGAGTACGCGGCCCGCGCGGGGACCTCGACCCGCTATAGCTGGGGCGACGAACCGAGCGCCGCGCATGCCAACGGGGAGCAGGACCACGGCTGGCCCGACGACGGCCACCGCTACACGGCGCCGACCGGGTCGTTCGCGCCGAACCCGTTCGGGCTGCATGACGCGCACGGCAACGTCTGGGAGTGGACCGCCGACTGCTGGAACGACAGCTACGACGGAGCCCCGGCGGACGGCAGCGCCTGGCTCGACGGCGACTGCGTCGGCCGCGTCACCCGCGGCGGTGCCTACAACGGTGGCCCCGCCTACCTGCGCTCCGCGATGCGGCTCAAGATCTACTCCCAGTTCCGCAGCTACTTCATCGGCTTCCGCGTCGCGAGGTCGCTCGCTCCCTGA
- a CDS encoding type II toxin-antitoxin system Phd/YefM family antitoxin: MKQVTVHAAKTHLSRLLREVAAGQDVVITRSGQPVAKLVSMEEERPIFGIDKGRFVVPDDFDAPLDEDLLRAFEGRS, translated from the coding sequence ATGAAGCAGGTGACCGTACACGCAGCGAAGACGCACCTCTCGCGGCTTCTCCGGGAAGTAGCCGCCGGCCAGGACGTTGTGATCACGCGCTCCGGTCAACCGGTCGCGAAGCTCGTCAGCATGGAGGAAGAGCGGCCGATCTTCGGCATCGACAAGGGTCGGTTCGTCGTGCCGGACGACTTCGACGCCCCTCTCGATGAGGACCTGCTGCGCGCGTTCGAAGGCCGGAGCTAA
- a CDS encoding type II toxin-antitoxin system VapC family toxin: protein MNYLLDTHCWLWMQTEPERFDAHLLAALESSASSKFLSAASAWEIAIKYAIGRLPLPEPPAEYVPERMRLNQVRALPITPSHALAVAALPMHYRDPFDRILVAQARIEGLTLITADRVLEQYDAPVLRVGA, encoded by the coding sequence GTGAACTACCTCCTCGACACACACTGCTGGCTCTGGATGCAGACCGAACCGGAGCGCTTCGACGCCCACCTCCTCGCCGCCTTGGAGTCGTCCGCGTCGTCGAAGTTCCTGTCTGCCGCCAGCGCATGGGAGATCGCCATCAAGTACGCAATCGGAAGGCTACCTCTGCCAGAACCGCCGGCTGAGTACGTACCGGAGCGAATGCGTCTGAACCAGGTGAGAGCTCTCCCCATCACGCCATCTCATGCCTTGGCGGTAGCCGCGCTTCCAATGCACTACAGGGATCCGTTCGACCGCATCCTCGTGGCCCAGGCTCGAATCGAGGGCCTGACGCTGATTACCGCCGACAGGGTCCTCGAACAGTACGACGCGCCCGTTCTTCGCGTCGGAGCTTGA
- a CDS encoding DsbA family protein — MSIKSFASKQFSTHLLDERRRDKARARAERERRRKGEPHRIEFFHQVDDPYSHLLAQALVKVQDRYDVEVVTWLVEPPEDWAAPARALLESYSLVDARRLAEKAGFHATSETPPRSEKVLEVQRELAATLPAPGEPGARATLEAAVMLAKGLWEMASAASDSLGPDAAASGDPSGSRPEGRRTQWVEDATTDAALQVALRAGTERRAELGHYLGGTCFYGGEWTWGIDRLAYLEERLADLGARRSAGDPDAGTAGQKARATAGAPTAVAPIYEQPRLLEEPVPVDGLEAANLPDLHFFASFRSPYTWISTERVIRLAEAFGVNLRIRFVLPMVMRGLPVKRSKRVYILLDAAREARRNGVPFGPISDPVGKPVERGYSLLPWAIEQGKGIEYFRSFMTLAFSQAVDAGSDRGLRRIVEEAGLDWSEGRGYLDDPAWREEAERNREELFDLGLWGVPSFRVGSVAAWGQDRLWVLEDEYRRLALRRE; from the coding sequence ATGTCGATCAAGTCCTTCGCCTCGAAGCAGTTCTCCACCCATCTCCTCGACGAGCGCAGGCGCGACAAGGCCAGGGCGCGCGCGGAGCGGGAACGCAGGCGCAAGGGGGAGCCACACCGGATCGAGTTCTTCCACCAGGTCGACGATCCGTACTCGCATCTGCTGGCGCAGGCGCTGGTGAAGGTCCAGGACCGCTACGACGTGGAGGTGGTGACCTGGTTGGTCGAGCCGCCGGAGGACTGGGCGGCGCCGGCGCGGGCGCTGCTGGAGTCGTATTCGCTCGTGGACGCGCGGCGGTTGGCTGAGAAGGCGGGGTTTCATGCGACGTCGGAGACACCGCCGAGGTCTGAGAAGGTGCTGGAGGTTCAGCGGGAACTGGCCGCGACGCTGCCGGCGCCGGGGGAGCCGGGAGCGCGGGCGACGCTGGAAGCGGCTGTGATGTTGGCCAAGGGGCTGTGGGAGATGGCGTCGGCCGCTAGCGATTCGCTGGGACCTGATGCGGCCGCCTCTGGCGACCCGTCCGGAAGCCGGCCAGAAGGCCGGCGCACCCAGTGGGTCGAGGATGCGACGACCGACGCGGCACTCCAGGTCGCGCTTCGCGCCGGCACGGAACGGCGCGCGGAACTCGGCCACTACCTCGGCGGCACCTGCTTCTACGGTGGTGAGTGGACCTGGGGGATCGATCGGCTTGCGTACCTGGAGGAGCGGCTTGCCGATCTGGGGGCGCGGCGGTCAGCAGGCGACCCGGATGCCGGTACCGCGGGCCAGAAGGCCCGCGCCACGGCCGGCGCACCAACAGCAGTCGCGCCGATCTACGAGCAGCCGCGGCTGCTCGAGGAGCCGGTTCCGGTCGACGGTCTCGAAGCAGCGAACCTTCCCGACCTCCACTTCTTCGCTTCCTTCCGGAGCCCGTACACCTGGATCTCGACCGAGCGTGTGATTCGCCTGGCCGAGGCATTCGGCGTCAACCTGCGGATCCGCTTCGTCCTGCCGATGGTCATGCGCGGCCTGCCGGTGAAGCGGTCGAAGCGCGTCTACATCCTGCTCGACGCGGCGCGCGAGGCGCGGCGGAACGGCGTTCCGTTCGGTCCCATCTCCGATCCGGTCGGCAAGCCGGTGGAGCGCGGCTACTCGCTGCTGCCCTGGGCGATCGAGCAGGGGAAGGGCATCGAGTACTTCCGGTCGTTCATGACGCTGGCGTTCTCACAGGCGGTCGATGCGGGGTCGGACCGGGGGTTGCGGCGGATCGTTGAAGAGGCCGGGCTGGACTGGAGCGAGGGCCGCGGCTACCTGGACGATCCGGCGTGGCGGGAGGAGGCGGAGCGGAACCGGGAGGAGTTGTTCGATCTTGGGCTGTGGGGTGTGCCGTCGTTTCGGGTGGGGTCGGTAGCGGCCTGGGGGCAGGATCGGTTGTGGGTGCTGGAGGACGAGTATCGGCGGCTCGCGCTTCGCCGCGAGTAG